In Nitrosophilus labii, the following proteins share a genomic window:
- a CDS encoding lysophospholipid acyltransferase family protein, which yields MKKETKRKILSTLLPFIGALLIRFIYLTCKKEYKIASKIPKEPFIVAFWHGELLMQPYLYKKVRGKHKIAVMISEHFDGEIIARIVKRFGIDSVRGSTKKGAAKVLLNAIRKMREGYDIAITPDGPRGPRYSIADGIVAISKKEDAYIVPFHYEASKYWQLNSWDKFIIPKPFSKLTFYVGEPFKVEELEDKSTKEYIKKRMLQFGK from the coding sequence ATGAAAAAAGAGACAAAAAGAAAGATACTATCTACTCTTTTACCGTTTATCGGTGCATTACTGATACGTTTTATCTATCTTACTTGTAAAAAAGAGTATAAAATTGCTTCAAAAATACCAAAAGAGCCTTTTATCGTAGCTTTTTGGCACGGTGAACTGCTTATGCAGCCATATCTTTACAAAAAAGTAAGAGGTAAACACAAAATTGCTGTAATGATTAGCGAACATTTCGATGGCGAGATAATAGCTAGAATAGTTAAAAGATTTGGGATCGATTCTGTTAGAGGCTCAACTAAGAAGGGAGCCGCAAAAGTTTTACTAAATGCTATAAGAAAAATGAGAGAGGGGTATGATATAGCAATAACTCCTGATGGTCCAAGAGGTCCAAGATATTCTATAGCTGACGGTATTGTGGCTATTTCTAAAAAAGAAGATGCATATATAGTACCTTTTCATTACGAAGCTTCCAAGTATTGGCAGCTTAACAGCTGGGATAAATTTATCATTCCAAAGCCTTTCTCCAAGCTGACGTTTTATGTGGGAGAGCCCTTTAAAGTCGAAGAACTTGAAGATAAATCCACAAAGGAATATATAAAGAAGCGAATGCTACAATTTGGTAAATAA